Proteins from a genomic interval of Ferrovibrio terrae:
- a CDS encoding aromatic ring-hydroxylating dioxygenase subunit alpha, with amino-acid sequence MNFAPPQTASSPETLPPSGLPEWEGEGSSRIPFWAYTDPAVYRRELDRMFYGNGHWCYVALEAELPKFGDYKISYVGERQVIVVRERDGSLNVVENRCAHRGVRFCQKPRGNARSFVCPYHQWTYKLNGDLAGLPFRQGVKKDDGEVQGGMPADFDLKQHGLTKLKVATYNGLVFATFDHDAPSFEDYIGPDVLPWLNRIFDGRKLTILGTNRQRIPGNWKLMMENIKDPYHPGLLHTWFVTFGLWRADQQSRMVMDSEGRHAVMISQRNAGGEARAVTEGVTSFKKDMALNDARLLDVVPEYWWKGPTVTMITLFPSVIIQQQVNSLSTRHIVPSGPDCFDFVWTHFGFEEDDEAMTRRRLRQANLFGPAGFVSADDGEVIEFSQAGFRQKGAEGSTICELDGRGVAPTPHMVTETLIRGMYGYWRKVMEL; translated from the coding sequence ATGAATTTCGCGCCCCCCCAGACTGCATCCTCGCCTGAAACCCTGCCCCCCAGCGGCTTGCCTGAATGGGAGGGCGAAGGCTCCAGCCGGATACCCTTCTGGGCCTATACCGATCCGGCCGTATACCGCCGCGAACTGGACCGCATGTTCTACGGCAACGGCCACTGGTGCTATGTCGCACTGGAGGCCGAGCTGCCGAAATTCGGCGACTACAAGATATCTTACGTTGGCGAACGCCAGGTGATCGTGGTGCGCGAGCGCGATGGCAGCCTGAATGTAGTGGAGAACCGTTGCGCCCATCGCGGCGTGCGTTTCTGCCAGAAGCCACGCGGCAATGCGCGCAGCTTCGTCTGTCCCTATCACCAGTGGACCTACAAGCTGAACGGCGACCTTGCCGGCCTGCCGTTCCGCCAGGGCGTGAAGAAGGACGATGGCGAAGTGCAGGGCGGCATGCCCGCCGATTTTGACCTCAAGCAGCATGGCCTGACCAAACTGAAAGTCGCGACCTATAACGGCCTGGTCTTTGCCACCTTCGATCATGACGCGCCCAGCTTCGAGGACTATATCGGCCCGGATGTCCTGCCCTGGCTCAACCGCATCTTCGACGGCCGCAAGCTGACCATCCTCGGTACCAACCGCCAGCGCATTCCGGGCAACTGGAAGCTGATGATGGAAAATATCAAAGACCCGTATCACCCGGGTCTGTTGCACACCTGGTTCGTCACCTTCGGCCTGTGGCGCGCCGACCAGCAGTCGCGCATGGTGATGGACAGCGAGGGCCGCCACGCGGTGATGATCTCGCAACGTAATGCCGGCGGCGAAGCCAGGGCCGTCACCGAAGGCGTTACCAGCTTCAAGAAGGATATGGCGCTTAACGATGCACGCTTGCTCGATGTGGTGCCGGAATACTGGTGGAAGGGGCCGACCGTCACGATGATTACGCTGTTCCCCAGTGTGATCATCCAGCAGCAGGTCAATTCGCTGTCCACGCGGCATATCGTGCCGTCGGGGCCGGACTGTTTCGATTTCGTCTGGACGCATTTCGGCTTCGAGGAAGACGACGAGGCGATGACGCGGCGCCGTCTACGGCAGGCCAATCTGTTCGGCCCGGCCGGCTTTGTCTCGGCCGACGACGGTGAGGTGATTGAATTCTCTCAAGCCGGCTTCCGCCAGAAAGGTGCTGAAGGTTCGACGATCTGCGAACTCGATGGCCGTGGCGTGGCGCCGACCCCGCATATGGTGACCGAGACGCTGATCCGCGGCATGTACGGCTACTGGCGCAAGGTGATGGAGCTCTGA
- a CDS encoding aromatic-ring-hydroxylating dioxygenase subunit beta produces MQMRPQALPLSVLEAQYRVDQFNAAYGDILDRGDYAAWVELFIEECLYKVIPRENHDAGLPLATMALESQGMLKDRAYGIVNTLFHAPYYQRHVIGVAQILNDNGIEIRATANYSVFRTKPGSVSEIYNVGRYLDIFIREGEGLKLKERVCVFDSEMILNSMIYPI; encoded by the coding sequence ATGCAGATGCGTCCACAGGCATTGCCGCTGTCCGTGCTGGAAGCTCAGTATCGCGTCGACCAGTTCAATGCCGCCTATGGCGATATCCTCGACCGCGGCGACTATGCCGCCTGGGTCGAGCTGTTCATCGAGGAGTGCCTCTACAAGGTGATCCCGCGCGAAAACCACGATGCGGGCCTGCCGCTGGCGACCATGGCGCTGGAAAGCCAGGGCATGCTGAAGGATCGCGCCTATGGCATCGTCAATACGCTGTTCCATGCGCCCTATTACCAGCGCCATGTGATCGGCGTGGCGCAGATCCTGAACGACAACGGCATCGAAATCCGCGCGACGGCGAATTATTCGGTCTTTCGCACCAAGCCGGGCTCGGTGTCGGAGATCTACAATGTCGGGCGCTATCTCGATATCTTCATACGGGAAGGCGAAGGCCTGAAACTGAAGGAGCGCGTCTGCGTCTTCGACAGCGAGATGATCCTCAACTCGATGATCTATCCGATCTAG
- a CDS encoding IclR family transcriptional regulator domain-containing protein, with protein sequence MTRLRDTDAKTRAQSGRSPDFLEALARGLSVLTAFDGSRPQMTLSDVARAVDLPRATVRRALYTLTELSYLESDGKLFRLTPRVVGLAGAYLGSAGNAMALQIACDALCRKLDEACSAAVLHGQEAVMVAHASPPRFMSSAPGLGFRVPAFCSALGRVLLSETGIDAATLQMRKLTPQTVTDASELQRLLAKVVSDGYALADQETELGFRSIAVPVRRFDGRIVAALNIGVRVERAGAAQMRSEFLPHLLRAAEELKDRVV encoded by the coding sequence ATGACCCGCCTGCGCGATACCGATGCCAAGACGCGCGCCCAGTCCGGCCGCAGCCCCGATTTCCTCGAGGCACTGGCCAGGGGCCTGAGCGTGCTGACCGCTTTTGACGGCAGCCGACCGCAGATGACGCTGAGCGACGTCGCCCGCGCCGTCGACCTGCCGCGCGCCACGGTGCGCCGTGCGCTCTATACGCTGACCGAACTCAGCTACCTGGAGAGCGACGGCAAGCTGTTCCGCCTCACCCCGCGGGTGGTGGGGCTCGCCGGTGCGTATCTTGGATCCGCGGGAAATGCGATGGCCTTACAGATTGCCTGCGATGCGCTCTGTCGCAAACTGGATGAGGCCTGTTCGGCCGCCGTGCTGCATGGCCAGGAAGCCGTCATGGTGGCGCATGCCTCGCCACCGCGCTTCATGTCCTCGGCGCCTGGCCTGGGATTCCGCGTACCGGCCTTCTGCTCGGCATTAGGCCGCGTGCTGCTGTCGGAGACCGGCATCGATGCCGCAACGCTCCAGATGCGCAAGCTGACGCCGCAGACCGTGACGGATGCCAGCGAGCTGCAGAGGCTGTTGGCCAAGGTCGTAAGTGACGGCTATGCGCTGGCCGACCAGGAGACGGAACTGGGGTTCCGCTCGATCGCCGTGCCGGTGCGGCGATTTGATGGGCGCATTGTAGCTGCGCTGAACATCGGCGTGCGCGTCGAACGTGCTGGCGCGGCACAGATGCGTAGCGAGTTCCTGCCTCATCTGCTGCGCGCGGCGGAGGAACTAAAGGACCGGGTCGTCTAG
- a CDS encoding aromatic ring-hydroxylating dioxygenase subunit alpha: MTTHEQNMRMTRVGPGQPAGRLLRRYWQPVALIEELDDLRPVRPVKLMGQDFVLFRDEAGHFGLLDRDCPHRGADLAFGRPEDGGLRCPFHGWLFDVKGNCLQTPAEPENSKLCQRIKQKSYPVVLRSGILFAYLGEGEPPAFPDLDCFIAPDSHVFAFKGHIACNWLQALEVGIDPAHASFLHRFFEDEDPNANYGRQFRANSADSDMPMTQVLREFERPTIEIERTDYGMRLIALRELNEKSTHVRVTNLLFPQAFNIPLSAEMTITQWHVPVDDVNCYWFAIFTSFTGPVDKQQMRAQRLELYELPDYIPRKNKSNSYGFDPYEQKTRTFTGMGDDINVHDQWAVESQGAIQDRTREHLGSTDKGIINYRSMLMKAIDQAETGNEPPLMVLDAEAAKAIRGPVTIDGIAPTGAWQAYWREADARKRAAAPWRAPAVLAAE, from the coding sequence ATGACCACGCACGAGCAGAATATGCGCATGACCCGGGTCGGCCCGGGCCAGCCGGCCGGCCGGCTACTGCGTCGCTACTGGCAGCCGGTCGCCCTGATCGAGGAACTTGACGATCTGCGTCCGGTGCGTCCGGTCAAACTGATGGGCCAGGATTTCGTGCTGTTCCGCGATGAAGCCGGCCACTTCGGCCTGCTGGATCGCGACTGCCCCCACAGAGGGGCCGACCTGGCGTTTGGCCGGCCGGAAGACGGCGGCTTGCGCTGTCCCTTCCATGGCTGGCTGTTCGATGTGAAGGGCAACTGCCTGCAGACGCCGGCCGAGCCGGAAAACAGCAAGCTCTGCCAGCGCATCAAGCAGAAGAGCTATCCGGTGGTGCTGCGCAGCGGGATTCTCTTTGCCTATCTCGGTGAAGGCGAGCCGCCGGCTTTCCCTGATCTCGACTGTTTCATCGCGCCTGACAGCCATGTCTTCGCCTTCAAGGGGCATATCGCCTGCAACTGGCTGCAGGCGCTGGAAGTCGGCATCGATCCGGCGCATGCCTCCTTCCTGCATCGCTTCTTCGAGGATGAAGACCCGAATGCCAATTATGGCCGGCAGTTCCGCGCCAATTCGGCTGATTCCGACATGCCGATGACGCAGGTGCTGCGCGAATTCGAACGCCCCACCATCGAGATCGAGCGCACCGACTACGGCATGCGGCTGATTGCACTGCGCGAGCTGAACGAGAAGAGCACGCATGTGCGCGTGACCAACCTGCTGTTCCCGCAGGCCTTCAACATTCCGCTCTCGGCCGAGATGACCATCACGCAATGGCATGTGCCGGTCGATGACGTGAACTGCTACTGGTTTGCCATCTTCACCAGCTTCACCGGCCCGGTCGACAAGCAGCAGATGCGCGCGCAGCGGCTCGAGCTTTACGAGCTGCCGGACTATATCCCGCGCAAGAACAAGTCGAACAGCTACGGCTTCGACCCCTATGAGCAGAAGACGCGGACGTTTACCGGCATGGGCGACGACATCAACGTGCATGACCAGTGGGCGGTGGAAAGCCAGGGCGCGATCCAGGACCGCACCCGCGAGCATCTCGGCAGCACCGACAAGGGCATCATCAACTACCGCTCGATGCTGATGAAGGCGATCGACCAGGCCGAAACCGGCAACGAGCCGCCGCTGATGGTGCTGGATGCCGAAGCCGCCAAGGCCATTCGCGGTCCGGTCACCATCGACGGCATTGCTCCGACCGGCGCATGGCAGGCATACTGGCGCGAGGCCGATGCGCGCAAACGCGCGGCCGCGCCGTGGCGGGCTCCGGCAGTCCTCGCGGCCGAATAA
- a CDS encoding glutamine synthetase family protein — MESFVDRHGLWTAEQQKAAKAVEKEVAERGLSVIRFSFADQHGILRGKTVVAEELAGAMRSGVGFTTTLLAKDTSHRTVFPVFTKGGGFGLEEMQGAADVLMVADPTTFKVLPWAPQTGWLLCDLYFADGRPVPFSTRQLYRDALKQVNDAGYDYVAGLEVEFHVFKLEDPKLKPEDAGQPGTPPEVSLLTQGYNYLTELRYDQYDAVYEILRKDIQALGLPLRSMEVEFGPSQAEFTFRPGTNMDSADTMILFRSAAKQIARRHGYHVTFMCRPKLPNIFSSGWHLHQSLNDRKTGKNAFMPTEDGQPLSILGRHFLAGLLEHAPASAAFAAPTINAYRRYRPYSLAPDRAIWGRDNRGVMCRVLGAKDDPSSRIENRLGEPAANPYLYMGSQLLAGLDGMAKGKEPPPSADTPYETPAPALPRSLEGALAALKDSACYRAGFGDRFVDYFLHIKQAEIARFQLEVSEWEHREYFELF; from the coding sequence GTGGAGTCATTTGTCGACCGGCACGGCCTGTGGACGGCCGAGCAGCAGAAGGCGGCCAAGGCTGTCGAAAAAGAGGTCGCCGAACGCGGCCTCTCGGTGATCCGCTTCTCCTTCGCCGACCAGCACGGCATCCTGCGCGGCAAAACAGTCGTCGCCGAGGAACTCGCCGGCGCCATGCGCAGCGGTGTCGGCTTCACCACGACCCTGCTGGCGAAAGACACCTCGCATCGCACGGTGTTTCCGGTCTTCACCAAGGGCGGCGGTTTCGGCCTGGAGGAGATGCAGGGCGCTGCCGATGTGCTGATGGTGGCGGACCCCACCACGTTCAAGGTGCTGCCGTGGGCGCCGCAGACCGGCTGGCTGCTCTGCGACCTTTACTTTGCCGATGGCCGCCCGGTGCCGTTCTCGACGCGCCAGCTTTATCGCGATGCGTTGAAACAGGTGAACGATGCGGGCTACGACTATGTCGCCGGCCTGGAAGTCGAGTTCCATGTCTTCAAGCTGGAAGACCCGAAACTGAAGCCGGAAGATGCCGGCCAGCCCGGCACTCCGCCCGAGGTCAGTCTGCTGACGCAGGGCTACAACTATCTCACCGAGCTGCGCTACGACCAGTATGACGCGGTCTATGAAATCCTGCGCAAGGACATCCAGGCGCTCGGCCTGCCGTTGCGCTCGATGGAAGTGGAATTCGGCCCGAGCCAGGCCGAATTCACCTTCCGCCCCGGCACCAATATGGACTCGGCCGATACCATGATCCTGTTCCGCTCGGCGGCGAAACAGATCGCGCGCCGGCATGGCTATCACGTCACCTTCATGTGCCGGCCGAAGCTGCCCAATATTTTCTCGTCGGGCTGGCACCTGCATCAGTCGCTCAATGATCGCAAGACCGGCAAGAATGCCTTCATGCCCACGGAGGACGGCCAGCCGCTATCAATACTCGGCCGGCATTTCCTCGCCGGGTTGCTCGAGCATGCGCCGGCAAGTGCAGCCTTCGCTGCGCCGACCATTAATGCCTATCGACGGTATCGGCCGTATTCGCTGGCGCCCGACCGCGCCATCTGGGGCCGCGACAATCGCGGCGTGATGTGCCGCGTGCTGGGCGCGAAGGACGATCCGTCCAGCCGCATCGAGAACCGGCTGGGCGAACCGGCGGCCAATCCCTATCTCTATATGGGCTCGCAACTGCTCGCAGGCCTGGACGGCATGGCGAAGGGCAAGGAGCCGCCACCGTCGGCTGATACACCTTACGAGACACCGGCACCGGCGCTCCCTCGTTCTTTAGAGGGCGCGCTCGCTGCCTTGAAGGACAGTGCCTGCTACCGCGCCGGTTTTGGCGACCGTTTCGTCGATTACTTCCTGCATATCAAGCAGGCCGAGATCGCCCGCTTCCAGCTCGAAGTGAGCGAGTGGGAACATCGCGAATATTTCGAGCTGTTCTGA
- a CDS encoding TIGR02466 family protein, with product MPLLSLFPTRIEVAPLKKRGMDAFNQDIINVCESLRLADRTGQRWSARHYPGGYTSYGSHDQMHRISSVFATLEKALNPQVKAYALALGYDLRGRRLSMTDCWVNMMAGAVTHNLHLHPLSFISGTYYVQVPRGAAPIKFEDPRLDRLMAVPPKRDDLSPRERLHFSVKPKAGQVVLFESWLRHEVPPSFTVRERISVSFNYAWSPA from the coding sequence ATGCCGCTGCTCAGCCTGTTTCCCACCCGCATAGAAGTCGCGCCCCTGAAAAAGCGCGGCATGGACGCGTTCAACCAGGACATCATCAATGTCTGCGAGTCCCTGCGTCTGGCCGACAGGACCGGACAGCGCTGGAGTGCCAGGCATTATCCCGGCGGCTATACGTCCTACGGCAGCCACGACCAGATGCATCGCATTTCGTCAGTCTTCGCCACGCTGGAAAAGGCGCTCAATCCGCAGGTGAAAGCCTATGCCCTGGCGCTGGGCTACGATCTGCGCGGACGCAGGCTCAGCATGACCGACTGCTGGGTCAACATGATGGCCGGCGCGGTGACTCATAACCTGCATCTGCACCCGCTCAGCTTCATCAGCGGCACATACTATGTGCAGGTGCCGCGTGGCGCGGCGCCGATCAAGTTCGAGGATCCGCGGCTCGACCGCCTCATGGCGGTGCCGCCGAAACGCGACGACCTCAGCCCGCGCGAACGCCTGCATTTCAGCGTGAAGCCGAAAGCAGGCCAGGTGGTGCTGTTCGAAAGCTGGCTGCGCCATGAAGTGCCGCCCAGTTTCACGGTGCGGGAGCGTATTTCGGTCAGCTTCAATTACGCCTGGTCGCCGGCGTAA
- a CDS encoding NADH:flavin oxidoreductase/NADH oxidase: protein MSALFEPLQLRSVTLPNRIVLSPMCQYSAVDGVPNNWHRIHLGRYATAGLGLIIAEATHVNAKARITPGCLGLYNAVQEAAFAEIAADVKQFGPTPFGIQLAHAGRKASADLPWRGGQSLQGPLAWPTVAPSPIPHDTGWHTPAELDDEGLNEIKRDFVSAAGRADRAGVDLIELHGAHGYLMHQFLSPISNKRQDGYGGSLDNRMRFPLEVFEAVRSTWPAHKPLGMRMTGSDWMGSEGLNIEDAIIFAAKLKERGADFVDVSSGGVSMQQKITTGPGYQVHFAEAVKKATGIVTMAVGMITEPVQAEAIVKEGKADLVAMARGLLNDPYWAWRAADALHGEVHVAPQYLRGRQRGVDTPREVVLKPAR from the coding sequence ATGTCCGCCCTGTTCGAACCTCTGCAACTGCGTTCCGTCACCCTGCCGAACCGCATCGTGCTGTCGCCGATGTGCCAGTACAGTGCCGTGGATGGCGTACCGAACAACTGGCATCGCATTCATCTCGGCCGCTACGCCACTGCCGGCCTTGGCCTGATCATTGCGGAAGCCACGCATGTGAATGCGAAGGCACGCATCACGCCGGGCTGCCTCGGCCTCTACAATGCCGTGCAGGAAGCCGCCTTCGCGGAGATTGCCGCCGATGTGAAGCAGTTCGGCCCGACGCCGTTCGGCATCCAGCTGGCGCATGCCGGGCGCAAGGCGTCGGCCGACCTGCCCTGGCGCGGCGGCCAGTCGCTGCAGGGCCCGCTGGCCTGGCCCACGGTCGCGCCCAGCCCGATTCCGCATGACACCGGCTGGCACACGCCGGCCGAACTTGATGACGAGGGCCTGAACGAAATCAAACGCGATTTCGTCTCGGCTGCCGGGCGTGCCGACCGCGCCGGCGTCGATCTGATCGAGTTGCATGGCGCGCATGGCTACCTGATGCACCAGTTCCTCTCGCCGATTTCCAACAAACGCCAGGATGGCTATGGCGGCAGTCTCGACAACCGCATGCGTTTTCCGTTGGAAGTGTTTGAGGCTGTGCGCTCCACATGGCCGGCGCATAAACCGCTCGGCATGCGCATGACCGGCAGCGACTGGATGGGCAGCGAAGGCTTAAACATCGAGGATGCGATCATATTCGCCGCGAAGCTGAAAGAACGCGGCGCCGACTTCGTCGATGTCAGTTCCGGCGGCGTGTCGATGCAGCAGAAGATCACCACCGGTCCGGGGTATCAGGTTCATTTCGCCGAAGCGGTGAAGAAGGCCACCGGCATTGTGACGATGGCGGTCGGCATGATCACCGAGCCCGTGCAGGCCGAGGCCATCGTGAAAGAGGGCAAGGCCGATCTGGTGGCGATGGCGCGCGGCCTGCTCAACGATCCCTACTGGGCCTGGCGCGCCGCCGATGCGCTGCACGGCGAGGTGCATGTCGCGCCGCAGTATCTGCGCGGTCGCCAGCGTGGCGTCGATACGCCGCGCGAGGTGGTGCTGAAACCTGCCCGCTGA
- a CDS encoding 6,7-dimethyl-8-ribityllumazine synthase has protein sequence MNQRLEPSFPEIRLDTTGKDAKRVAFIQACWHRDIVDESWEAFLPEMAKAGLRQGSIERFELPGVFEIPLQAKLLAKTGRYHAIVAAGFVVNGGIYRHDFVSSAVIDGLMQVQLETEVPVLSCVLTPHHFHEHDEHRQFFRDHFKVKGREVAVACAATLKNIGALQKAA, from the coding sequence ATGAATCAGCGCCTAGAACCCAGTTTTCCCGAAATCCGTCTCGACACGACAGGCAAGGATGCAAAGCGCGTCGCTTTCATCCAGGCCTGCTGGCATCGCGATATCGTCGATGAGTCCTGGGAAGCGTTCCTTCCCGAAATGGCCAAGGCCGGGCTGCGCCAGGGCAGCATCGAGCGTTTCGAACTGCCCGGCGTGTTTGAAATCCCGCTGCAGGCCAAGCTGCTGGCCAAGACTGGCCGCTATCATGCCATCGTCGCCGCCGGCTTCGTGGTCAATGGCGGCATCTACCGCCATGACTTCGTGTCGTCGGCGGTGATCGACGGCCTGATGCAGGTGCAGCTCGAAACCGAAGTGCCGGTGCTGAGCTGCGTGCTGACGCCGCATCACTTCCATGAGCATGACGAGCATCGCCAGTTCTTCCGCGACCATTTCAAGGTCAAGGGCCGGGAGGTAGCGGTGGCCTGCGCCGCGACGCTGAAGAATATTGGCGCGCTGCAGAAGGCGGCGTAA
- a CDS encoding aminotransferase: MNPIFADAPTTIFETMSRLAMQHDAINLGQGFPDDPGPEDVRAKAAAALLSGWNQYPPMMGIPDLRQAVATHYKRFHKLDLDWQSEVMITSGATEALADSLLAILQPGDEVVLFQPMYDAYLPLVKRAGGVPKFVTLRPPHWRIDEAALQAAFSPKTKAVIFNNPLNPTASVFPREDLELLGRYLVKYDAIAICDEVWEHVLFDGLSHTPLISLPGLRERCIKIGSAGKIFSLTGWKVGFVCAAPAIMKVLAKAHQYVTFTTPPNLQAAVAYGLDKDDAYFTGMRQTLQTARDRFAKGLTEAGLTVLPSQATYFLNVDLSPISNDVDDAAFCQNMVEQAKVAAIPVSAFYSEDQVKTVIRFCFAKTYDKLDGAIERIAAHIKRG; encoded by the coding sequence ATGAACCCGATCTTCGCCGACGCGCCGACCACTATCTTTGAAACCATGTCGCGGCTGGCCATGCAGCATGACGCGATCAACCTGGGCCAGGGCTTCCCCGACGATCCCGGCCCCGAGGATGTACGCGCCAAGGCCGCCGCCGCCCTGCTGTCGGGCTGGAACCAGTATCCGCCGATGATGGGGATTCCAGACCTGCGCCAGGCGGTGGCGACACATTACAAGCGCTTCCACAAGCTCGACCTCGACTGGCAGAGCGAAGTGATGATCACCTCGGGCGCCACCGAAGCGCTGGCCGACAGCCTGCTCGCCATCCTGCAGCCGGGCGACGAGGTCGTGCTGTTCCAGCCGATGTATGATGCCTATCTGCCACTGGTGAAACGCGCCGGCGGCGTGCCGAAATTCGTCACGCTCCGCCCGCCGCACTGGCGCATCGACGAGGCCGCCCTGCAGGCCGCCTTCTCGCCCAAGACCAAGGCCGTCATCTTCAACAACCCGCTCAATCCCACCGCCAGCGTATTTCCGCGCGAAGACCTCGAACTGCTGGGCCGTTATCTGGTGAAATACGACGCCATCGCGATCTGCGACGAGGTCTGGGAACATGTGCTGTTCGACGGGCTGTCGCACACGCCGCTGATTTCGTTGCCCGGTTTGCGCGAACGCTGCATCAAGATCGGCTCGGCCGGCAAGATCTTCTCGCTGACCGGCTGGAAGGTCGGCTTTGTCTGCGCGGCACCTGCGATCATGAAGGTGCTGGCCAAGGCACATCAATATGTCACCTTCACCACGCCGCCGAACCTGCAGGCCGCCGTCGCCTATGGCCTCGACAAGGACGACGCGTATTTCACCGGCATGCGCCAGACCCTGCAGACCGCGCGCGACCGTTTCGCCAAAGGCCTGACCGAAGCCGGGCTGACCGTGCTGCCGAGCCAGGCGACCTATTTCCTCAATGTCGATCTCTCGCCCATTTCGAATGACGTCGATGACGCCGCCTTCTGCCAGAATATGGTGGAACAGGCCAAGGTGGCGGCAATTCCGGTCAGCGCCTTCTATTCGGAAGACCAGGTGAAGACCGTGATCCGCTTCTGCTTCGCCAAGACCTACGACAAGCTGGACGGCGCGATCGAACGCATCGCCGCCCATATCAAGCGCGGCTGA
- a CDS encoding DHA2 family efflux MFS transporter permease subunit produces MLIPLIVACALFMENIDSSVLATALPSIAASLGESPLKLNLAITSYLFSLAVFIPVSGWVADRFGARTVFRTAIIIFTIGSLLCGLADSFWTLVGARVLQGFGGALMVPVGRMVILRSTPKSELLRAMTWLTVPAMIGPVIGPPLGGFLTTYLSWRWIFWINLPIGLLGIVLVSLYIPNIREEKAPPLDWRGFLMSAFGLCGLVFGFETIGRGLLPDAAVAGLLVVGAIGIGLYLRHARRHPHPLIDLSLLKVPTFRAGMAGAFLFRIGVGAMPFLLPLMLQLGFGLSAFESGMITFVSAAGAMTMKVTAGPILRHLGFRRVLIANALISGGFIAVCGLFRPDLSHALIMGLLLMGGFFRSLQFTSTNTLTISDIPNNQMSRATSFTSMMQQLSLSAGVAVGAMVLHATVSYGGGVDQIRADSFMPAFFTVGAIATLSVFVFLRLPKDAGAEVSGHRLVAPTQRLSQGTPPRPGDTGPR; encoded by the coding sequence ATGCTGATTCCCCTGATCGTTGCCTGCGCGCTGTTCATGGAGAATATCGACTCCAGCGTGCTGGCCACCGCGCTGCCCAGCATTGCCGCCTCCTTGGGCGAGAGCCCGCTCAAGCTCAACCTCGCGATCACCTCCTATCTGTTCAGCCTGGCGGTGTTCATCCCGGTCAGCGGATGGGTCGCCGACCGTTTCGGCGCGCGCACCGTGTTCCGCACCGCCATCATCATCTTCACTATCGGCTCATTGCTCTGCGGTCTGGCCGACAGTTTCTGGACCCTGGTCGGCGCGCGCGTACTGCAGGGCTTCGGCGGCGCGCTGATGGTACCGGTGGGCCGCATGGTGATTCTGCGTTCGACCCCCAAATCCGAATTGCTGCGCGCGATGACCTGGCTCACCGTGCCTGCGATGATCGGCCCCGTGATAGGTCCGCCGCTGGGCGGTTTCCTGACCACCTACCTGTCGTGGCGCTGGATCTTCTGGATCAACCTGCCGATCGGCCTGCTCGGCATTGTGCTGGTGTCGCTCTATATCCCGAATATCCGCGAAGAGAAGGCACCACCGCTCGACTGGCGTGGATTCCTGATGTCGGCCTTCGGCCTCTGCGGCCTGGTCTTCGGCTTCGAGACTATCGGCCGCGGGCTGCTTCCAGATGCTGCCGTCGCCGGCCTGCTGGTGGTCGGCGCCATCGGCATCGGACTTTACCTGCGCCATGCCAGACGGCATCCGCATCCGCTGATCGATCTGTCGCTCCTGAAAGTGCCGACCTTCCGCGCCGGCATGGCTGGCGCCTTCCTGTTCCGCATCGGCGTCGGCGCCATGCCCTTCCTGCTGCCGCTGATGCTGCAACTCGGCTTCGGCCTCTCGGCATTCGAGTCCGGCATGATCACCTTCGTCTCGGCGGCCGGCGCGATGACCATGAAAGTGACCGCCGGCCCGATCCTGCGCCATCTCGGCTTCCGACGCGTGCTGATCGCCAATGCGCTGATCAGCGGCGGCTTCATCGCGGTCTGCGGCCTGTTCCGGCCCGATCTGTCGCATGCCCTGATCATGGGCCTCCTGCTGATGGGCGGGTTCTTCCGCTCACTGCAGTTCACCAGTACCAACACGCTGACCATCTCGGATATCCCGAATAACCAGATGAGCCGCGCCACCAGCTTCACCTCGATGATGCAGCAACTGTCGCTGTCGGCCGGCGTGGCGGTCGGCGCCATGGTGCTGCATGCCACCGTCAGCTATGGCGGCGGCGTCGACCAGATCCGCGCCGACAGTTTCATGCCGGCCTTCTTCACCGTCGGTGCCATCGCGACCCTGTCGGTCTTCGTTTTCCTGCGACTGCCGAAAGATGCCGGTGCCGAAGTCAGCGGCCATCGCCTGGTGGCGCCGACCCAGCGCCTGAGCCAGGGCACACCGCCGCGCCCGGGCGACACCGGGCCCCGCTGA